A portion of the Pedobacter cryoconitis genome contains these proteins:
- the msrB gene encoding peptide-methionine (R)-S-oxide reductase MsrB has protein sequence MKPLLSSAMLLLFFYTGYGQSKTTKNPYYSRTDTTVLKVNNTVWKKILPAELYAVARTGATQQAFTGSLWNSERRGMYYCAVCGNALFKSDAKFASTCGWPSFFEPIRTKSTIYKADNSLGMERTEVLCARCGSHLGHIFDDGPAPTHKRFCMNSVSLDFVPDGLGK, from the coding sequence ATGAAACCTCTATTAAGTTCCGCAATGCTGTTATTGTTCTTTTACACTGGCTATGGCCAAAGTAAAACCACAAAAAACCCTTATTATTCAAGAACGGACACTACCGTATTAAAAGTGAATAACACAGTATGGAAAAAAATACTTCCTGCTGAGCTTTACGCAGTAGCAAGAACAGGTGCAACCCAACAAGCTTTTACAGGAAGTCTTTGGAATTCTGAACGCAGAGGAATGTATTATTGCGCTGTTTGTGGAAACGCATTATTTAAATCTGATGCAAAGTTTGCCAGTACCTGCGGATGGCCGAGCTTTTTTGAACCAATAAGAACTAAAAGCACAATCTACAAAGCAGATAACTCTTTAGGTATGGAAAGGACCGAAGTGCTTTGCGCACGCTGTGGTTCTCACCTTGGACATATCTTTGATGACGGGCCAGCACCAACACATAAACGTTTCTGTATGAACTCTGTATCTCTTGACTTTGTACCTGATGGTTTAGGTAAATAA
- a CDS encoding helix-turn-helix domain-containing protein codes for MDKTQTLEHFYQQKFNSVPQTLQNGVGHFNVFRIEDCNGPNATPVTYSRRDFYKVSLVRGEYLYHYADKSLVVKGTTLMFFNPNVPYTVQALSESTTGYFCIFTESFFTEKIRGSLNELPMFSIGGKPAYFLNDTQEQFVAGIFEKMLEEINSDYVFKYDLLRNYVTELTHYALKSEPSESLYQHPNAQSRITAVFTELLERQFPIETPSQRFALRSAKDFAEKLAVHVNHLNRSIKVTTGKTTTDLISERVLTEAKSLLKHTDWNISEIGYCLGFEEAAHFNNFFKKQTAFTPGHFRNV; via the coding sequence ATGGACAAGACACAAACGTTAGAACACTTTTATCAGCAAAAGTTTAATAGTGTTCCTCAGACTTTACAGAACGGTGTAGGGCATTTTAATGTTTTCCGTATTGAAGATTGTAACGGCCCAAATGCTACGCCTGTTACCTATAGCCGCAGGGATTTCTATAAAGTCAGCCTGGTACGTGGAGAGTACTTGTATCACTATGCAGATAAAAGTTTAGTGGTAAAAGGTACGACCTTAATGTTTTTCAATCCTAATGTCCCTTATACTGTACAAGCACTTTCTGAAAGTACTACCGGTTACTTCTGCATCTTTACAGAATCTTTCTTTACGGAGAAAATCCGCGGGAGCCTGAATGAATTGCCAATGTTTAGTATAGGAGGGAAACCTGCTTATTTTTTAAATGATACGCAAGAACAATTCGTTGCTGGCATCTTTGAGAAAATGCTGGAAGAAATAAATTCAGATTATGTATTTAAATATGATCTGCTGCGTAATTACGTGACAGAACTAACGCATTACGCATTAAAATCTGAGCCTTCTGAGAGTCTGTACCAACATCCAAATGCGCAGTCCAGGATCACTGCTGTATTTACAGAGTTATTAGAGCGTCAGTTTCCAATTGAAACGCCTTCTCAGAGATTTGCTCTTCGCTCGGCCAAAGATTTCGCTGAGAAGCTGGCAGTCCATGTAAATCATTTAAACAGGTCTATTAAGGTGACTACTGGTAAAACAACTACAGACCTGATTTCTGAACGTGTGTTAACAGAAGCAAAGTCTTTATTAAAACACACGGATTGGAATATCTCTGAAATTGGCTACTGCCTTGGTTTTGAAGAAGCAGCACATTTTAATAATTTCTTTAAAAAACAAACTGCCTTTACTCCGGGGCATTTTAGAAATGTTTGA
- a CDS encoding MlaD family protein produces MSATENKRSIVVGIFIFIGLAIFIAAVLTLGGKQKRFVSSITLKAVFNNVNGIQAGNNIFFSGVKIGTVSKINFYGNAQVEVTMHIEEAAQKYIHKNSVAKQGSEGFIGNKMIEILPGQGDAPQVEDGDRINVATALGPEDIMKTLQANNKNILVITEDFKKVTTDMLQGKGTLGTLLADTVMAGRLRQMTINLENASASTARVTSAVAQYTSKLNTKGTLTNELLTDTTVFASLKTAVKSLQNTAASASEMTNNLKVTSNKLNSDKNAVGVLLNDEQTAAKLKNTVSNLESSTKKLDENMEALQHNFLLRGFFKKKAKAEAAAKEKSTQDPK; encoded by the coding sequence ATGAGCGCTACAGAAAACAAAAGATCAATAGTTGTAGGAATTTTCATCTTTATCGGACTTGCTATTTTCATCGCCGCTGTACTTACTTTAGGTGGGAAGCAAAAACGATTTGTAAGTAGTATTACTTTAAAAGCAGTTTTCAATAACGTAAACGGTATACAGGCTGGTAATAATATCTTCTTTTCGGGCGTAAAAATCGGAACAGTAAGCAAAATCAACTTTTACGGGAATGCACAAGTAGAAGTTACGATGCACATCGAAGAAGCTGCACAAAAATATATACACAAGAATTCTGTTGCCAAACAAGGTTCTGAAGGCTTTATCGGAAATAAAATGATTGAGATCCTGCCTGGTCAGGGTGATGCCCCACAAGTAGAAGACGGAGACAGAATTAATGTAGCTACTGCTTTAGGCCCGGAAGATATCATGAAGACTTTACAGGCGAACAACAAAAATATCCTGGTTATTACGGAAGACTTTAAAAAGGTAACGACCGATATGCTGCAAGGAAAAGGAACATTAGGAACTTTATTAGCAGATACTGTTATGGCAGGCCGCTTACGTCAAATGACGATTAACCTGGAAAATGCGTCGGCAAGTACTGCAAGAGTAACTTCGGCAGTTGCACAGTATACTTCTAAACTAAATACTAAAGGTACTTTGACTAATGAATTGCTAACAGATACAACGGTGTTTGCCAGCTTAAAAACAGCAGTTAAAAGTTTGCAGAATACAGCAGCATCAGCTTCTGAAATGACGAATAACCTGAAGGTAACCAGCAATAAGCTTAATTCGGATAAAAATGCTGTAGGTGTTTTACTGAATGATGAACAAACTGCTGCTAAATTGAAAAATACAGTTTCTAATCTGGAGTCAAGTACTAAAAAACTAGATGAAAATATGGAAGCTTTACAACATAACTTCCTGTTAAGAGGATTCTTTAAAAAGAAAGCTAAAGCTGAAGCAGCTGCGAAAGAAAAATCAACACAAGATCCTAAATAA
- a CDS encoding PLP-dependent aminotransferase family protein has protein sequence MLPFKTLITIDESSTIAVYRQIADCLIVLITDGVIQPGTFLPSTREMAALLDKHRNTIVAAYEDLITQDWIETLPRVGIRVSIHLPLIKPRSFQEGGKNQTYSSPAKFNFKHIPGPEEQNFQLKRTSIIVNDGFPDADLAPFDSMLREYRKLMQGSSLKVLMSLKDFGGTKALKNSTVNFLNDSRGLNISTENLLITRGAQMAIYLAAGMILKPGDHVLVSDPSYYIADEVFRQMGANLIRIPVDEHGMDIEEVENALKSTKISLLYIIPHHHHPTTVTMSQQRRILLLELIRSYQLPVIEDDYDYDFHYSNSPVLPLASSAHDSNVLYIGSFTKLLAPSCRIGYLIGPANFITQATNLKRLIDLRGDTMMEEALSVIIDSGELDRHIKKSKKVYNERCDQASLMIADRLAHAVDFTKPQGGLALWLKFKATYPLGEVIAKARTSGLLFTGATYYEGAAQKHNGMRFGFASLKESEMQRAVDILRKITI, from the coding sequence ATGCTTCCTTTTAAAACCCTGATCACAATTGACGAAAGCAGTACTATAGCTGTATACAGGCAAATTGCTGATTGTCTTATTGTTTTGATTACAGACGGAGTTATACAACCTGGAACATTTTTACCGAGTACCAGGGAGATGGCTGCCCTGCTTGATAAACATCGCAATACAATCGTTGCTGCTTACGAAGACCTGATTACCCAAGACTGGATCGAGACGCTACCCAGAGTAGGGATCAGGGTTTCCATACATTTACCATTAATCAAACCCAGATCTTTTCAGGAAGGTGGAAAAAATCAAACCTATTCCAGCCCTGCAAAATTCAATTTTAAACATATTCCTGGTCCTGAAGAGCAGAATTTCCAGTTAAAACGTACATCAATAATTGTGAATGATGGTTTTCCTGATGCAGATCTTGCTCCGTTCGATAGCATGCTCAGAGAATACAGGAAACTAATGCAGGGTTCCAGTCTTAAAGTATTAATGTCTCTTAAAGACTTTGGAGGTACAAAAGCATTGAAAAATTCTACGGTTAATTTTCTGAATGATTCCCGTGGTTTAAACATATCAACTGAAAATCTTTTGATTACAAGAGGTGCACAAATGGCTATCTATCTTGCCGCTGGTATGATTCTTAAACCTGGTGATCATGTATTGGTTAGTGATCCGAGCTATTATATTGCTGATGAAGTTTTCAGACAGATGGGAGCCAATCTTATCCGTATACCGGTTGATGAGCATGGTATGGATATTGAAGAGGTGGAGAATGCTTTAAAAAGCACAAAGATCAGTTTACTTTATATTATTCCTCATCACCATCATCCTACAACGGTAACGATGAGTCAACAGCGTAGAATCCTGTTACTTGAATTGATAAGATCCTATCAATTACCTGTCATAGAAGATGATTACGACTATGATTTTCATTATAGCAATAGTCCCGTTCTTCCGCTGGCAAGTTCAGCTCATGACAGTAACGTACTCTACATAGGTTCTTTTACAAAGCTTTTAGCACCTTCGTGTAGAATTGGTTACCTGATAGGCCCTGCTAATTTTATTACTCAGGCTACTAACCTGAAAAGATTAATTGACCTGAGAGGGGATACGATGATGGAAGAAGCGCTGTCAGTCATTATAGATAGTGGAGAGTTAGACAGGCATATCAAAAAATCCAAAAAAGTATACAATGAGCGTTGTGACCAGGCCTCACTGATGATAGCTGATCGGCTCGCTCATGCCGTAGATTTCACAAAACCACAAGGAGGCTTAGCGCTGTGGCTGAAATTTAAAGCAACATACCCACTTGGAGAAGTTATCGCAAAAGCGCGTACATCCGGTCTGTTATTTACTGGGGCTACCTATTATGAAGGAGCAGCTCAAAAACATAACGGGATGCGTTTCGGTTTTGCTTCCTTAAAGGAAAGTGAAATGCAACGTGCGGTAGACATTCTTCGTAAAATCACAATTTGA
- a CDS encoding ferritin yields the protein MKDIIRVKCLLSTEVERLLNQQIKKEAQSSSAYLAMASWCNQHGYDFSSDYFFKQSDEERQHQLKIYKYVLDMGGTAISPEVSNIKIEYNSFREVFEEALDQEISVTQSLKNIAANCHKEQDYITVEFLNWFFKEQREEEYKARRALELFDVIGEEGTGRWQIDKHVGGIVYDSEA from the coding sequence ATGAAAGATATCATCCGCGTTAAGTGTTTGCTTTCTACAGAAGTAGAAAGACTCTTAAATCAACAGATAAAAAAAGAAGCTCAATCTTCATCCGCATATTTAGCAATGGCATCCTGGTGTAATCAGCATGGCTACGATTTCTCTTCTGACTATTTTTTCAAACAGTCGGATGAAGAAAGACAACACCAGCTTAAAATCTATAAATATGTTTTAGATATGGGCGGTACTGCTATTTCTCCTGAAGTATCAAATATCAAAATTGAGTATAACTCTTTCAGAGAAGTTTTCGAAGAAGCTTTAGATCAGGAAATCAGTGTAACTCAATCTTTGAAAAATATTGCAGCTAACTGCCATAAAGAACAAGATTACATCACTGTTGAATTCTTAAACTGGTTCTTCAAAGAACAACGTGAAGAAGAATACAAAGCAAGACGTGCCCTTGAATTATTCGACGTTATCGGAGAAGAAGGAACCGGCAGATGGCAGATCGACAAACATGTTGGTGGCATTGTTTATGACAGCGAAGCATAG
- a CDS encoding fasciclin domain-containing protein produces MKKTFISAFALVAIAFASQTQVQAQSKMSMSGGTKMVGGAAMYPTKDIIDNAVNSKDHTTLVAAVKAAGLVETLKGAGPFTVFAPTNEAFNKLPKGTVATLVKPENKAALTKILTYHVIAGKMDSKAIAAAIKKGKGKAELTTVEGGKLWAWMEGKKLVMKDEKGGMSTVTIADVYQKNGVIHVVNSVLMPK; encoded by the coding sequence ATGAAAAAAACATTTATATCAGCATTTGCTTTAGTAGCTATCGCATTTGCTTCACAAACACAAGTTCAGGCACAATCAAAAATGAGTATGTCTGGTGGTACTAAAATGGTTGGTGGCGCAGCAATGTACCCTACAAAAGATATTATTGATAATGCAGTGAACTCTAAGGATCACACAACATTGGTTGCCGCTGTTAAAGCTGCAGGTTTAGTGGAAACTTTAAAAGGAGCCGGTCCGTTTACTGTATTTGCGCCAACTAATGAGGCTTTTAATAAGTTACCAAAAGGTACCGTAGCTACTTTAGTTAAACCTGAAAATAAAGCAGCATTAACTAAAATCCTTACCTATCATGTTATTGCTGGTAAAATGGATAGTAAAGCCATTGCAGCTGCAATCAAAAAAGGAAAAGGAAAAGCTGAACTAACTACTGTTGAAGGTGGAAAACTTTGGGCCTGGATGGAGGGTAAAAAGTTGGTAATGAAAGATGAAAAAGGTGGAATGAGTACAGTGACTATTGCAGATGTTTACCAGAAAAATGGTGTAATACATGTTGTAAATAGTGTATTAATGCCAAAATAG
- a CDS encoding GNAT family N-acetyltransferase: protein MEILRLKPTDELSRFWNVLSTFRTNLTEDTYQQELSEMIKDGFHLIYIIANEEIAGFAGYRYIQKLFTGKTIYIDDLFTLPQYRGKGYAASLLAYIHEEAEAAGMNKVELDSGPTRNDAHRLYLNH from the coding sequence ATGGAAATATTAAGATTAAAACCAACAGATGAGCTTTCCAGATTCTGGAATGTGCTGAGTACTTTCCGGACCAATCTGACTGAAGATACTTATCAACAGGAATTATCAGAAATGATTAAAGATGGTTTTCATTTAATCTACATTATAGCTAATGAGGAAATTGCAGGTTTTGCCGGATACCGGTACATCCAGAAGCTTTTTACAGGAAAAACCATCTATATCGATGATCTGTTTACCCTGCCTCAATACCGTGGCAAAGGTTACGCCGCTTCTTTACTAGCATATATTCATGAAGAAGCAGAAGCAGCAGGTATGAATAAAGTAGAACTGGATAGCGGCCCTACCAGAAATGATGCACACCGGTTATATTTAAATCATTAA
- a CDS encoding DUF4303 domain-containing protein, with protein MQEIDYNKIQEELLAFTKTEVSNFLTEHPNEVFYAFAFDCNAEYAEVNLCFNTESAFSSLLDESQSGKYKASYQSEEQINELKYNTGDWEYQSFSTHYALSEDELFGDEDDHDEDGDDENEDGELNNIITENLLLHFSKTLVEFTRSEEFQKIPKTPDFKVFCIDHDEDLDEAELRLSSLT; from the coding sequence ATGCAAGAAATAGATTACAATAAAATACAAGAAGAATTGCTGGCTTTCACAAAAACTGAAGTGAGCAATTTTTTAACGGAACACCCAAATGAAGTTTTTTATGCATTTGCATTTGATTGTAATGCAGAATATGCGGAAGTAAACTTATGTTTTAATACAGAAAGTGCTTTTTCATCACTCCTGGATGAATCTCAGAGTGGAAAGTATAAAGCTTCTTATCAAAGCGAAGAACAAATTAATGAATTGAAATACAATACTGGCGATTGGGAATATCAATCTTTTTCAACTCATTATGCGCTTTCTGAGGATGAATTATTTGGTGATGAAGATGATCATGATGAAGATGGAGATGATGAAAATGAAGATGGAGAACTAAACAATATAATAACGGAGAATCTTTTGTTGCATTTTTCTAAAACATTAGTAGAATTTACCAGGTCAGAAGAATTTCAAAAAATACCTAAGACTCCGGATTTTAAAGTATTCTGCATAGATCATGATGAAGATTTGGATGAAGCAGAATTAAGACTCAGTAGTTTAACCTGA
- a CDS encoding DoxX family membrane protein — protein MKNEFSIPQLLLRLALGLGFILPVLDRLGILGPAGTTNVAWGNWGNFVGYTNTLMPFLGRSAAGFMGMIATLAEVVFAVLLITGYKTRSAAQGSFLLTLSFGLCMAIFLGIRAPFNYSVFADSAASLLLASIPVYKWSLDNYFSKETL, from the coding sequence ATGAAAAACGAATTTTCAATTCCACAATTATTATTACGCCTGGCGCTAGGTCTGGGTTTTATACTTCCTGTTTTAGATCGTCTGGGAATTCTTGGGCCTGCGGGTACAACTAATGTAGCTTGGGGGAACTGGGGAAATTTTGTCGGCTACACCAATACACTTATGCCATTCTTAGGCAGATCTGCTGCTGGATTTATGGGAATGATTGCGACCCTGGCAGAAGTAGTTTTTGCAGTATTATTAATCACAGGCTATAAAACCAGATCAGCGGCGCAAGGTAGCTTTTTACTTACCCTAAGCTTTGGACTTTGTATGGCCATTTTTTTGGGGATAAGGGCACCATTTAATTATTCAGTATTTGCAGACAGCGCAGCAAGTCTTTTACTGGCCAGTATCCCTGTATACAAATGGAGTTTGGACAATTATTTTTCCAAAGAAACATTGTAA
- a CDS encoding DinB family protein: MYRSIEDFENDWKNEEHSTLQIFRNITDETKSIKIHENVRALDRLAWHITQTIPEMGLHAGLMTENLLDGRPVPESFEEIIKVYQEYNALLLKRVKSKWTDSTLGDKVEMYGEVWTKGQILSVFVAHQTHHRAQMTVVMRMVGLPVPGVYGPAKEEWAQMGVPAMD, translated from the coding sequence ATGTACCGTAGTATTGAAGATTTCGAAAATGATTGGAAAAATGAAGAACATAGTACGCTTCAAATATTCCGCAACATTACGGATGAAACTAAATCCATCAAAATCCACGAGAATGTAAGAGCATTAGACAGATTAGCCTGGCACATTACCCAGACTATTCCTGAAATGGGACTACATGCTGGCTTGATGACAGAAAATTTGCTGGATGGACGACCAGTACCAGAAAGCTTTGAAGAAATTATTAAAGTTTACCAGGAATACAATGCCCTGTTGCTCAAAAGAGTGAAGTCAAAATGGACAGATTCTACTTTAGGAGATAAGGTAGAGATGTACGGCGAGGTTTGGACTAAAGGACAGATACTCTCTGTATTTGTTGCACATCAGACGCATCACCGTGCTCAAATGACGGTCGTGATGCGTATGGTAGGTTTGCCAGTTCCAGGTGTATACGGCCCTGCTAAAGAGGAATGGGCACAAATGGGTGTACCTGCTATGGATTAA